One candidate division WOR-3 bacterium DNA segment encodes these proteins:
- a CDS encoding heavy metal translocating P-type ATPase, giving the protein MPEKKIIKVGGMHCAMCVSTVENSLKNLDGTIDVVVNLATEKAAVTYDPAIVDINKIKKAIEESGYQFLGLAEEIDLRKEEELRQKDLNAKKRKFIIGFIIGIPLMVLMYIPMHHIQFPIHYLLFAISTPTFIYISAPIFKAGFQALKNKSLNMDVMYSMGIGVSYIASVMGTFNIILNKHFMFYETAVLLATFLTLGRYLEAKAKGRTSEAIKKLIGLKPKSAIVVRDNVETEIPVDEVQVGDIIISRPGERIATDGEVIEGMSLVDESMITGEPIPVLKRKGDTLIGGTINKNGVIKFRATKVGKETLLSQIIKLVEEAQGSKPPVQKIADKVVSYFIPVVLGIAIVSFTLWYFGFGSSLHFALSILISILVVACPCALGLATPTAMTVGIGRGAELGILIKNGEALEIAEKITTMVFDKTGTLTMGKPEVTEIIESSEERVESRERKALRIAGSLEKNSLHPLAEAIVHKAKEMKIELVEPQNTETVEGKGIKGFIEGKPAIVGSKNFLQENGITISEDIKNEIKKLENKGKTLVFVGFNKKLIGAIAISDIIKSEAKQAIAYLKKMHLKPVMLTGDNKQTAEAVANELGIERFIAEILPQNKSDEIKKLQNEGEIVAFVGDGINDAPALAQADLGIAVGSGTDIAIESGDVVLVKNKMTDVVATIQLARKVMARIKQNLFWAFFYNIILIPVAAGILYPFFKITFKPEFAGLAMAMSSVTVVSLSLILKRYTPKIKDYDG; this is encoded by the coding sequence ATGCCAGAAAAGAAAATCATAAAAGTTGGTGGAATGCACTGTGCAATGTGTGTGAGCACAGTGGAAAATTCATTAAAGAATCTTGATGGCACAATTGATGTAGTAGTGAATCTGGCAACTGAGAAGGCAGCAGTTACTTACGACCCGGCAATTGTTGACATAAATAAAATAAAAAAGGCGATAGAAGAATCTGGTTATCAGTTTCTGGGACTTGCTGAAGAGATAGACCTAAGGAAAGAAGAAGAATTAAGGCAGAAAGACCTCAATGCGAAAAAGCGTAAGTTTATAATCGGTTTTATCATCGGCATTCCTTTGATGGTTTTGATGTATATTCCAATGCATCATATCCAATTCCCCATACACTATTTGCTGTTTGCAATCTCAACCCCTACCTTTATTTATATCAGCGCGCCCATCTTCAAAGCGGGATTCCAGGCACTAAAAAATAAATCTCTAAATATGGATGTGATGTATTCAATGGGTATTGGTGTTTCATATATTGCAAGTGTAATGGGAACTTTTAACATAATCTTAAACAAACACTTTATGTTTTATGAAACCGCGGTCCTGCTTGCAACATTTTTAACTCTTGGGCGGTATCTTGAGGCAAAGGCAAAAGGTAGAACCTCTGAGGCGATTAAGAAGTTGATTGGATTAAAGCCAAAGTCAGCGATCGTGGTAAGAGATAATGTTGAAACTGAAATACCAGTTGATGAAGTCCAGGTCGGTGATATAATAATCTCAAGACCTGGAGAACGGATAGCAACGGATGGAGAAGTTATTGAGGGAATGAGTTTAGTTGATGAATCTATGATCACGGGCGAGCCGATACCCGTATTGAAGAGAAAAGGTGATACATTGATTGGTGGAACGATAAACAAGAATGGCGTGATAAAATTCCGTGCTACAAAAGTTGGAAAAGAAACTTTATTATCGCAGATTATCAAACTCGTTGAGGAAGCCCAGGGCTCAAAGCCGCCGGTACAGAAAATTGCGGATAAGGTGGTGAGTTATTTTATTCCAGTTGTTTTGGGTATTGCTATCGTCTCTTTTACCCTCTGGTATTTTGGCTTCGGTTCATCATTGCATTTTGCACTGAGCATCTTAATTTCTATTCTGGTCGTTGCCTGCCCCTGTGCGTTAGGTCTTGCTACGCCGACTGCAATGACTGTAGGAATTGGCAGGGGCGCAGAATTGGGGATTTTGATCAAAAATGGCGAAGCACTTGAAATTGCGGAAAAAATTACAACCATGGTTTTTGATAAAACTGGAACGCTGACAATGGGAAAGCCGGAAGTAACAGAGATAATTGAAAGTAGCGAGGAGCGAGTAGAGAGTAGAGAGAGAAAAGCGTTAAGAATTGCCGGGTCACTTGAAAAAAATTCTCTTCATCCCCTTGCTGAGGCGATTGTGCATAAGGCAAAAGAGATGAAAATAGAATTGGTTGAGCCGCAAAATACAGAAACAGTAGAAGGTAAAGGAATAAAAGGATTTATTGAAGGAAAACCCGCAATTGTTGGGAGTAAAAATTTTCTACAAGAGAATGGGATAACAATTTCTGAAGATATAAAAAATGAGATAAAGAAACTTGAAAATAAAGGCAAAACCCTGGTCTTTGTTGGTTTTAATAAAAAACTCATCGGCGCAATTGCCATTTCTGATATAATTAAATCCGAGGCAAAACAGGCAATAGCATATTTAAAGAAGATGCACCTCAAACCGGTAATGCTCACCGGTGATAATAAACAGACCGCAGAAGCAGTTGCAAATGAACTCGGGATTGAGAGATTCATAGCCGAAATATTACCCCAGAATAAATCAGATGAAATAAAAAAATTACAAAATGAGGGTGAAATAGTGGCATTCGTTGGTGATGGAATAAACGATGCACCAGCACTTGCCCAGGCAGATTTAGGAATTGCTGTAGGTAGTGGCACAGACATAGCAATAGAAAGCGGTGATGTCGTATTGGTCAAAAATAAAATGACCGATGTTGTAGCAACCATTCAACTTGCAAGAAAGGTGATGGCAAGAATAAAACAGAATCTATTCTGGGCATTTTTCTATAATATAATATTGATTCCTGTTGCTGCCGGCATTCTATATCCATTTTTCAAGATTACCTTCAAACCCGAGTTCGCCGGCTTAGCAATGGCAATGAGTTCAGTGACGGTGGTGAGTCTGTCGTTGATTTTGAAGAGATACACACCAAAAATAAAGGACTATGATGGGTAG
- a CDS encoding YHS domain-containing protein has translation MATDPVCKMLVSEKTAKWTTEYKGKKYYFCAPGCKKAFEENPEKYLKEIEEDK, from the coding sequence ATGGCAACAGATCCGGTCTGCAAGATGCTGGTCTCAGAGAAGACCGCAAAATGGACAACTGAATATAAGGGCAAGAAGTATTACTTCTGTGCCCCGGGATGCAAAAAGGCATTTGAGGAAAATCCAGAGAAATATTTGAAAGAAATAGAAGAGGATAAGTAA
- a CDS encoding glutaredoxin family protein, giving the protein MTEHIKYVAGKNKGKIFLYALSTCIWCRKTKNLLNELGVEYSYIDVDLLEGEEKEKVKKEIEKWNPALSFPTIVIDDKRCIIGFKEKEIKELLQ; this is encoded by the coding sequence TTGACCGAACATATAAAATATGTTGCAGGCAAAAACAAAGGCAAGATTTTTCTCTATGCCTTAAGCACCTGTATCTGGTGCAGAAAGACAAAAAATTTGTTGAATGAACTGGGTGTGGAATACTCTTACATTGATGTTGATTTGCTTGAAGGTGAAGAGAAAGAGAAAGTCAAAAAAGAGATTGAAAAATGGAATCCCGCCTTATCCTTTCCGACAATTGTAATAGATGATAAAAGATGTATCATAGGGTTTAAAGAGAAAGAAATAAAGGAGCTATTGCAGTAA
- a CDS encoding AbrB/MazE/SpoVT family DNA-binding domain-containing protein: protein METVLSPKYQILIPKKLREPLGLKKGQKLQIITKDGLIILIPEINIKEMRGFLKGVKKDGLREDRERL, encoded by the coding sequence ATGGAGACAGTTTTGTCGCCTAAATATCAAATTTTGATACCTAAGAAATTGCGGGAGCCGTTGGGATTAAAAAAAGGACAAAAATTACAGATTATAACTAAGGATGGACTAATAATTCTCATTCCCGAGATAAATATCAAGGAGATGCGTGGATTTCTAAAGGGTGTAAAAAAAGATGGGTTGCGCGAGGATAGGGAAAGACTATGA
- a CDS encoding type II toxin-antitoxin system VapC family toxin, which produces MIIVDSFGWIEYLIDGPKAQDYEKYLLKPSKIITPTIILYEVYKKVRQERKESDALIIYALMIKTKIVDLTAEIARTAAELSLKYSLPMADAVIYATAKNENCKLVTSDPHFKNLPGVTFI; this is translated from the coding sequence ATGATTATTGTTGATTCCTTTGGCTGGATTGAATATCTCATTGATGGACCAAAGGCACAAGATTATGAAAAGTATTTACTAAAACCGAGCAAGATTATTACTCCAACAATCATTCTGTACGAGGTTTATAAAAAGGTTCGTCAGGAAAGAAAAGAAAGCGATGCACTTATCATATATGCGCTGATGATAAAGACAAAGATTGTTGATTTAACTGCTGAAATTGCCCGTACTGCTGCAGAACTGAGTTTAAAGTATTCACTTCCTATGGCTGATGCAGTCATTTATGCCACAGCGAAAAACGAAAATTGTAAATTAGTTACCTCTGATCCACATTTTAAAAATTTACCTGGGGTGACATTCATCTAA
- a CDS encoding ferredoxin-thioredoxin reductase catalytic domain-containing protein: MADSKENIAEVEIEQLYKRLNKEAEEGGYHLNPDIDFTKQLVKSLIINQRRYGYQACPCRLASGRKEDDLDIICPCDYRDADILEYGACYCGLYVSEKVLKGEMQLQSIPERRPPEEKRKKAKPLPQKIAEPLPYPVWRCRVCGYLCARESPPEVCPICKAKRDRFERFM, encoded by the coding sequence ATGGCTGATAGTAAAGAAAATATTGCAGAAGTAGAGATTGAACAATTATATAAACGATTAAACAAAGAGGCAGAGGAGGGTGGTTATCACCTCAATCCTGATATAGATTTTACAAAACAACTCGTAAAATCATTAATCATCAACCAAAGGCGTTATGGCTATCAAGCCTGTCCCTGTAGATTGGCATCAGGCAGAAAAGAAGATGATTTAGATATTATCTGCCCCTGTGACTATCGGGATGCAGATATACTTGAATATGGTGCCTGTTATTGTGGATTATATGTTTCAGAAAAGGTTCTTAAGGGTGAAATGCAGTTACAATCAATACCGGAAAGGAGACCACCAGAAGAAAAGAGAAAAAAGGCTAAACCACTCCCGCAAAAAATCGCCGAGCCTCTCCCCTATCCAGTCTGGCGTTGTAGGGTCTGTGGCTATTTATGCGCCCGTGAATCACCACCCGAGGTCTGCCCGATATGCAAGGCAAAGAGAGATAGGTTTGAGAGATTTATGTAA
- a CDS encoding Fur family transcriptional regulator, with translation MIEMISNLKQIKETLKKVGLRPTFQRIRILETLYKFRYKHPSVEMIYNELKDELPVISMTTVYNTMNAMHNKKMLNALTITGMDIHYDPNLTSHHHFYCNSCHKIYDIDINCPLGNENKKSIGGHKIEEVHGYFKGICKECLKKAQKGDKKIKING, from the coding sequence ATGATTGAAATGATTTCAAACTTAAAACAAATTAAAGAAACATTAAAGAAGGTTGGTTTAAGACCTACTTTCCAGCGAATCAGGATATTGGAAACTCTTTATAAATTTAGGTATAAACATCCGAGTGTAGAAATGATATATAACGAACTAAAAGATGAACTACCAGTAATTTCAATGACTACAGTTTACAACACAATGAATGCGATGCATAACAAAAAAATGCTCAATGCTTTGACAATTACGGGAATGGACATACATTATGATCCTAACCTGACATCCCATCACCATTTCTATTGTAACAGTTGCCACAAAATTTACGACATTGATATAAATTGTCCCCTTGGGAATGAAAATAAGAAAAGCATTGGTGGACACAAAATTGAGGAGGTGCATGGGTATTTTAAGGGAATATGTAAAGAATGTCTAAAAAAGGCTCAAAAAGGCGATAAAAAGATAAAAATAAATGGGTAA
- a CDS encoding desulfoferrodoxin FeS4 iron-binding domain-containing protein, producing the protein MPNVTKVGQVFKCEICGNVVEVKEVGGGELVCCGEPMTLVK; encoded by the coding sequence ATGCCTAATGTCACCAAAGTAGGTCAGGTTTTTAAATGCGAAATATGTGGTAATGTAGTTGAGGTGAAAGAAGTTGGCGGCGGTGAATTAGTATGCTGTGGCGAACCGATGACCCTCGTCAAGTAG
- a CDS encoding arsenate reductase ArsC — translation MRKPKVLFLCYHNSARSQMAEGLLKNLAGDKFDVYSAGIEPTKVHPLAIKVMQEIGIDISNQKSKSAVDFLSEHFGYIITVCDDAKEKCPVFPGIAMRLHWPFEDPALASGSEEKKLLVFRKVRDQIREKIINWLNELKKEEL, via the coding sequence ATGAGGAAACCCAAAGTCCTGTTCTTATGCTATCATAACTCTGCCCGAAGCCAGATGGCAGAGGGTCTTTTGAAAAACCTTGCAGGGGATAAATTTGATGTTTATAGTGCCGGGATTGAACCGACCAAGGTCCACCCACTCGCAATAAAGGTAATGCAAGAAATTGGTATAGATATTTCAAATCAGAAATCAAAATCCGCAGTTGATTTTTTGAGCGAGCATTTCGGGTATATCATAACGGTTTGTGATGATGCAAAAGAAAAATGTCCGGTATTCCCGGGTATTGCGATGCGTCTCCACTGGCCATTTGAAGACCCGGCATTGGCCTCGGGTAGTGAAGAAAAGAAATTATTGGTCTTTCGCAAGGTGAGAGACCAGATAAGAGAAAAAATAATAAATTGGTTAAATGAGTTGAAAAAGGAGGAATTATGA
- a CDS encoding class II SORL domain-containing protein, with protein sequence MTDLNTLFQSADWKKEKHVPVIEAPQKVKKGENFKVTVSVGKEIAHPNTTEHHIAWIDVYFHPEGEKFPYQIGKFEFMAHGASTNGPNTSTVYTHPEATLTFKTEKSGTIIAFSYCNIHGLWQNSQEIKVE encoded by the coding sequence ATGACAGACCTTAACACCTTATTCCAGTCTGCTGACTGGAAAAAAGAGAAGCATGTGCCGGTAATTGAGGCACCACAAAAAGTAAAAAAAGGCGAAAATTTTAAGGTTACCGTGAGTGTCGGTAAAGAAATCGCTCATCCCAATACAACCGAACATCATATTGCCTGGATTGATGTCTATTTTCATCCAGAAGGTGAAAAATTTCCATATCAGATTGGCAAATTTGAATTTATGGCGCACGGCGCATCAACAAATGGTCCGAATACAAGCACGGTATATACCCATCCGGAAGCCACCTTGACTTTTAAGACTGAAAAATCAGGCACAATTATTGCGTTCTCCTATTGCAATATCCACGGCTTATGGCAGAATTCACAGGAAATAAAAGTTGAGTAG
- a CDS encoding rubrerythrin family protein, protein MKKMTEKALLEAFAGESMAHMKYLIFSEIAEKEGMPNIARLFKAIAYAEQVHATNHARNLGIIKKTPDNLQTGIDGETYEVEEMYPVFNNTAKFQNEKGAEQSTHYALEAEKIHMKMYTDAKASAEKGKDIDIKEIYICPICGFTHIGKPPEYCPVCGAPNSKFKKF, encoded by the coding sequence ATGAAAAAAATGACTGAGAAAGCATTATTGGAAGCGTTCGCTGGAGAATCAATGGCACATATGAAATATCTGATCTTCAGCGAAATTGCAGAAAAAGAAGGAATGCCCAATATTGCAAGGCTCTTCAAGGCAATTGCCTATGCCGAACAGGTACATGCCACAAACCATGCAAGAAACTTAGGAATAATAAAAAAGACACCGGATAATCTCCAGACCGGTATTGATGGCGAGACATACGAGGTTGAAGAGATGTATCCGGTATTCAATAATACTGCTAAATTTCAGAATGAAAAAGGTGCTGAACAATCAACCCATTATGCCCTTGAAGCAGAGAAAATTCATATGAAGATGTATACAGATGCGAAAGCAAGTGCGGAAAAAGGCAAAGATATAGATATTAAAGAAATATACATCTGCCCTATCTGTGGTTTTACCCATATTGGAAAACCACCTGAATACTGCCCGGTCTGTGGTGCACCAAATAGTAAATTTAAAAAATTCTAA
- a CDS encoding 2-oxoacid:acceptor oxidoreductase subunit alpha: MSKTNLSIVISGEAGQGINAVSEILVKIAQSSGLYAFAWSELMSRIRGGINSTQIRISNQRVRAPIDRIDILIPLKEKAFHHHKEHITNETFILNEFPISNYKSYTIPYSQVAKELGNSVFANIIAVGVLAGLINIPFENLTNLIKKHFLAKGKTIITKNTQAAKYGFEQAEEIKKLKIANFTTKFSESVRKEKIIDGSTAISLGAIAGGVKFLAAYPMTPSSGVWTYLARVGKDLDIITEQAEDEISAMNMGLGASYAGARALVTTSGGGFDLMTEGLSLAGIQETPIVIHLAQRPGPATGLPTRTEQADLELALYAGHGEFPRIIFAPGNYEQGFYLTKKAFDLADKFQVPVFVLTDQFYIDSFYSVVPFTFEGRETESYIIETIENYQRYQITESGISPRGIPGYGKGIVNADCHHHDEDGHISEDLKLRTRMVDKLMNKYKSIKAELIEPEFYGSPNYKILVLCWGSNYEIVKEAIKVINSDDVAMLHFSQVHPIHPVTQQYLKKANKLIMVENNATGQMAKLLKQDFGIEIKNLILKYNGLPFTVEEIANAIGGLM, from the coding sequence ATGTCTAAAACTAATCTCTCAATCGTCATCTCGGGCGAGGCAGGACAAGGGATAAATGCGGTCAGTGAAATCCTGGTAAAAATTGCCCAATCATCAGGACTTTATGCCTTCGCCTGGAGTGAATTGATGTCACGAATCCGGGGTGGAATAAACTCAACTCAAATAAGAATAAGTAACCAGCGGGTACGGGCACCGATAGATAGAATTGATATTTTAATTCCTTTGAAAGAAAAGGCATTCCATCACCACAAGGAACACATCACTAACGAAACATTCATCTTAAATGAATTTCCAATCAGTAATTATAAGTCATATACCATTCCCTATTCGCAGGTGGCAAAGGAACTTGGAAATTCTGTCTTTGCCAATATTATTGCAGTTGGTGTGCTTGCTGGGTTAATAAATATTCCATTTGAAAATCTAACAAATCTTATTAAAAAACACTTTCTTGCCAAGGGCAAGACAATAATAACCAAAAACACTCAAGCGGCAAAATACGGTTTTGAACAGGCTGAGGAGATTAAAAAACTGAAAATAGCAAATTTTACGACCAAGTTTAGTGAAAGCGTTCGCAAAGAAAAAATTATTGATGGTTCCACTGCCATTTCCCTCGGTGCGATTGCTGGAGGAGTAAAATTTCTTGCTGCATATCCGATGACACCTTCAAGTGGTGTCTGGACCTACCTTGCACGGGTTGGTAAAGATTTAGATATAATAACCGAACAGGCAGAAGACGAAATTTCGGCTATGAATATGGGGCTCGGTGCTTCTTATGCCGGTGCCCGTGCTCTGGTTACCACTTCAGGTGGTGGATTTGATTTAATGACCGAAGGGTTAAGTTTAGCAGGAATCCAGGAGACCCCAATTGTAATTCACCTTGCCCAGCGTCCCGGTCCGGCAACAGGACTACCCACACGCACTGAACAAGCAGACCTTGAACTTGCCCTTTATGCAGGACACGGAGAATTTCCACGCATTATTTTTGCCCCAGGGAATTACGAGCAGGGATTCTATCTAACGAAAAAAGCATTTGACCTTGCTGATAAATTCCAGGTTCCGGTTTTTGTGCTAACTGACCAGTTTTATATTGATTCCTTTTATAGTGTAGTTCCATTCACATTTGAAGGTCGTGAAACTGAAAGTTATATTATAGAAACTATAGAAAATTATCAGCGTTACCAAATTACGGAATCAGGGATCTCACCGCGGGGAATACCTGGCTATGGTAAAGGCATTGTCAATGCAGATTGTCATCACCATGATGAAGATGGACATATCTCTGAAGACCTGAAATTGCGCACCCGGATGGTGGATAAATTGATGAATAAATATAAGTCTATAAAAGCGGAGCTAATTGAACCTGAATTTTATGGCTCCCCAAATTATAAAATACTCGTATTATGCTGGGGCTCAAACTATGAGATTGTGAAAGAAGCAATTAAAGTAATAAACTCGGATGATGTTGCGATGCTCCATTTCAGTCAGGTTCACCCTATCCATCCTGTTACCCAGCAATATCTGAAAAAAGCTAATAAATTAATTATGGTTGAAAACAATGCAACCGGGCAGATGGCAAAATTATTAAAACAAGACTTTGGAATTGAAATAAAGAACCTAATCTTAAAATACAACGGATTACCGTTTACCGTAGAAGAAATTGCTAATGCCATAGGAGGTTTGATGTGA
- a CDS encoding thiamine pyrophosphate-dependent enzyme — MTHDRFSLKNIDIAWCPGCGNFGILQALKDALSELNIEPTRLVLVSGIGQAAKLPHYLKANFFNGLHGRYLSAATAIKAANPELTVIAVSGDGCTYAEGGNHFIHTIRRNPNITNIVHNNMVYGLTKGQASPTSQPGFKTPVQMDGVFETPFNPISIAVALDASFVARTFIGDIDQTKEIIKQAIIHKGYALVDILQPCVSFNKINTYAWFKEHTYYLDDSYNPLDRYEAFKKACEEDPMPLGIIYKNPNRKAFEDNLNVYREDKIPIIWRDTKKRLNYINNFFKEEV, encoded by the coding sequence ATGACGCACGATAGATTTTCTCTAAAAAATATTGATATTGCATGGTGTCCAGGATGTGGAAATTTTGGAATATTACAGGCATTAAAGGATGCATTAAGCGAATTGAATATAGAGCCAACAAGATTGGTCCTTGTTTCCGGCATCGGTCAGGCAGCAAAACTTCCCCACTATTTAAAAGCAAATTTCTTCAATGGATTGCACGGAAGATACCTATCCGCAGCTACAGCAATAAAAGCAGCTAATCCCGAGTTGACCGTAATTGCTGTGAGCGGTGATGGTTGTACTTATGCAGAAGGTGGTAATCATTTTATACATACAATAAGAAGAAATCCCAATATTACTAATATCGTGCATAACAATATGGTTTATGGTTTAACTAAAGGACAGGCTTCGCCAACAAGCCAACCTGGTTTCAAAACGCCGGTGCAAATGGATGGTGTTTTTGAAACACCATTTAATCCAATCAGCATTGCAGTCGCCCTTGATGCCTCATTTGTGGCAAGAACTTTTATCGGCGATATAGATCAAACAAAAGAAATTATAAAACAGGCAATCATCCACAAGGGATATGCACTCGTGGATATCCTCCAGCCCTGTGTCTCATTTAACAAAATTAATACCTATGCCTGGTTCAAAGAACATACTTATTATCTTGATGATTCTTACAATCCATTGGACCGCTATGAGGCATTTAAAAAAGCCTGCGAAGAAGACCCGATGCCCCTGGGCATAATTTATAAAAATCCCAATCGGAAGGCGTTTGAAGATAATCTCAATGTTTACAGGGAGGATAAAATCCCAATAATATGGCGTGATACAAAGAAAAGGCTAAACTACATAAACAATTTTTTTAAGGAGGAAGTGTGA
- a CDS encoding peroxiredoxin: MKIGDAIPDFVLKDQHNQDVKLSDYKGKKVLLSFHPLAWTGVCTKQMKALEKYKAKFDELNTTAFGISVDPVPSKHAWAKDMGVRETRLLSDFWPHGEYAKKLGIFRDKEGFSERANIIIDNNQNVIWVKVYDIPQLPDIEEIIKFLGERR, encoded by the coding sequence ATTAAAATCGGTGACGCAATTCCTGATTTTGTTTTGAAAGACCAGCATAATCAGGATGTAAAATTGTCTGATTATAAAGGTAAAAAGGTTCTTTTGTCTTTCCACCCCCTTGCCTGGACAGGTGTTTGTACTAAGCAGATGAAGGCATTGGAAAAATATAAAGCAAAATTTGATGAATTAAATACAACTGCCTTTGGTATTAGTGTTGACCCGGTGCCTTCAAAGCATGCCTGGGCGAAAGATATGGGAGTAAGAGAAACAAGATTACTTTCAGATTTTTGGCCCCATGGTGAGTATGCAAAGAAACTCGGAATATTCAGAGACAAAGAAGGATTCTCAGAACGGGCGAACATCATAATTGATAACAATCAGAATGTTATCTGGGTGAAAGTCTACGATATCCCCCAGCTTCCTGATATTGAGGAAATAATAAAATTTTTAGGTGAAAGGAGGTAA
- a CDS encoding ferritin family protein, whose protein sequence is MKKRKTNKKTVKRKVTSINRLLAQALVAEKKAQDFYTDAAGKAQSEAGKKLFMELAGFEARHYEYVKSIIEARKGKIGLDITQFTKASKEVKPEVSGEFEPNKDEIIDVLNIGIKAEKMAMERYLKIAKSIKDSEGKKLFEQLAEDEKRHQAILEAEVYNLANKGTIVWGE, encoded by the coding sequence ATGAAGAAGCGAAAAACAAATAAAAAAACTGTAAAAAGAAAAGTTACAAGCATCAACAGGTTATTAGCACAGGCACTGGTTGCCGAAAAAAAGGCGCAGGATTTCTATACGGATGCGGCAGGAAAGGCACAGAGTGAGGCCGGGAAAAAATTATTCATGGAACTTGCTGGATTTGAAGCACGACATTACGAATATGTAAAGAGTATAATTGAGGCACGCAAAGGTAAGATTGGCTTAGACATTACGCAGTTTACAAAAGCATCAAAAGAAGTCAAACCCGAGGTCTCAGGTGAATTTGAACCAAACAAAGATGAGATAATTGATGTTCTTAATATCGGCATAAAAGCTGAGAAGATGGCGATGGAAAGATACCTCAAGATTGCAAAGAGTATAAAGGACAGCGAAGGTAAAAAATTATTTGAACAGCTTGCTGAAGATGAAAAACGACATCAGGCAATCCTTGAGGCTGAGGTCTATAATCTCGCAAATAAAGGCACGATTGTGTGGGGAGAATAA
- a CDS encoding peroxiredoxin, with amino-acid sequence MDKLTEKRMPLLGDDFPEIKVQTTHGVLELPKAFAGKWFVLFSHPADFTPVCTTEFVAFQKRYDKFKALNCELIGLSVDQVFSHIKWEEWIKEKLGVEIQFPIIADTGSVAETLGLVHPGKGTNTVRAVFVVDDKGKIRIILYYPQELGRNMDEILRVVEAMQISDKYGVAMPANWPNNEIVKDHVIVPPAKDVKTAKERIEKAKAGEFECFDWWLCHKKLSR; translated from the coding sequence ATGGATAAATTAACAGAAAAGAGAATGCCACTTCTGGGGGATGATTTCCCAGAGATAAAAGTCCAGACCACCCATGGTGTTCTGGAACTGCCAAAGGCGTTCGCGGGTAAATGGTTTGTTTTATTCAGCCATCCTGCTGACTTCACACCTGTCTGTACAACTGAATTTGTCGCATTCCAGAAAAGATATGATAAATTCAAGGCACTGAATTGCGAACTTATCGGTCTAAGTGTTGACCAGGTCTTTTCACACATTAAATGGGAAGAATGGATCAAAGAAAAACTTGGGGTTGAAATACAATTCCCAATCATTGCCGATACTGGTTCAGTAGCCGAAACACTTGGACTTGTCCATCCGGGCAAAGGAACAAATACGGTTCGGGCAGTCTTCGTGGTAGATGATAAAGGTAAGATAAGAATTATTCTCTATTATCCCCAGGAACTCGGCAGGAATATGGATGAAATCCTAAGGGTTGTAGAAGCAATGCAGATATCTGATAAATACGGTGTAGCAATGCCGGCGAACTGGCCCAATAATGAAATAGTAAAAGACCATGTAATTGTTCCACCGGCAAAGGATGTTAAGACGGCTAAAGAACGAATTGAAAAAGCCAAAGCTGGTGAGTTTGAATGTTTTGACTGGTGGCTATGCCACAAGAAATTGAGTAGATAA